One Phocaeicola dorei genomic region harbors:
- a CDS encoding DUF4980 domain-containing protein: protein MKTNLVNLVLGLAFTAGTVSCQSQKNNLVFEHQGDTVTIVHIAHSAKYLLLPIQEGSKEGQVKLETGSPADTEMDIRLAIDSVEYYVPFALTQSEGGATVTIRNVAADALCWDSIKVSDTFDTTNRDKFRPLYHHTPLYGWMNDANGLVYKDGEYHLYFQHNPYGSMWGNMHWGHSVSKDLVHWEHLDPAIARDTLGHIFSGSAIVDKNNSAGYGENTIIAFYTSHRNVPGGQSQVQSMAYSTDNGRTYTKYEQNPVLTPFDGLQNFRDPKVFWYEPEQKWIMIVSADKNMRFYSSANLKQWEYMSEFGEGFGPQPNQFECPDFIQLPVDGDRSKMKWVMIVNINPGFVYGGSGTMYFVGDFDGHRFVCDTKPEVVKWLDWGKDHYATVCFSNTDNRIVAVPWMSNWQYANYTPIQQFRSANALPRELSLYTGEDKQLYLSAAPVKEMENLRKDSKKLDDFTVNGEKRFETLFENNDGAFELELQLTSAGKEAGFELLNSLGEKVRIYLDAAEGRVVMDRAESGIVDFGKKVKPHDLDTEESYARYKEVTVNYKNDFALGTWAPINTAKGHKVQVFVDNGSVELFVDGGRIAMTNLVFPNEPYNSLRFYSEGGEMKISDFTIYKLGL, encoded by the coding sequence ATGAAAACAAATCTTGTTAACCTTGTATTAGGTTTAGCCTTTACAGCAGGCACAGTTTCCTGTCAGTCACAAAAAAATAATCTGGTGTTCGAACATCAGGGGGATACAGTCACTATCGTGCATATTGCTCATTCCGCTAAATATTTGTTGCTTCCGATTCAGGAAGGCAGTAAGGAAGGACAGGTGAAATTGGAAACAGGCAGTCCGGCTGATACTGAAATGGATATTCGTCTAGCTATCGACAGTGTAGAATATTATGTACCTTTCGCTTTGACTCAAAGTGAGGGGGGCGCTACGGTGACTATCCGCAATGTGGCCGCTGATGCTCTTTGTTGGGACAGCATTAAAGTCTCGGATACATTTGATACAACAAACAGAGATAAATTCCGTCCTCTTTACCATCACACTCCGCTTTATGGATGGATGAACGATGCCAACGGACTGGTTTATAAAGATGGTGAATATCACCTTTATTTCCAGCATAATCCATACGGCTCTATGTGGGGGAATATGCATTGGGGACATTCCGTGAGCAAAGACTTGGTTCATTGGGAACACCTCGACCCGGCGATTGCCCGTGATACTTTGGGGCATATCTTCTCGGGAAGTGCTATTGTGGATAAAAATAACAGCGCAGGCTACGGTGAGAATACAATTATTGCTTTTTATACTTCGCACCGTAATGTACCCGGTGGACAGAGTCAGGTGCAAAGTATGGCATACAGCACGGACAATGGACGCACTTATACAAAATATGAACAAAATCCGGTCCTTACTCCGTTTGACGGGCTACAGAATTTCCGTGATCCGAAAGTATTCTGGTATGAGCCCGAACAGAAGTGGATTATGATTGTCAGTGCGGACAAGAATATGCGTTTTTATTCATCTGCAAACTTGAAGCAGTGGGAATACATGAGTGAATTTGGAGAAGGATTTGGTCCTCAGCCCAATCAGTTTGAATGTCCGGATTTCATTCAGTTGCCTGTAGATGGTGACCGGTCTAAGATGAAATGGGTGATGATTGTAAATATCAATCCGGGATTTGTTTATGGAGGCAGTGGTACTATGTATTTTGTAGGCGATTTTGACGGACATCGGTTTGTATGCGATACGAAACCCGAGGTGGTGAAGTGGCTCGACTGGGGAAAAGATCATTATGCCACCGTTTGCTTCTCAAATACAGACAACCGTATCGTTGCTGTTCCTTGGATGAGCAACTGGCAATATGCTAACTATACTCCTATACAGCAGTTCCGTAGTGCCAATGCTTTGCCACGTGAATTGAGTCTGTATACAGGTGAGGACAAGCAGCTTTATCTGAGTGCCGCACCGGTAAAAGAGATGGAAAACTTACGGAAGGATTCTAAAAAACTGGATGACTTTACAGTGAATGGTGAGAAGCGTTTTGAAACACTTTTTGAAAATAATGATGGCGCTTTCGAACTGGAACTGCAATTAACATCGGCAGGTAAAGAAGCTGGTTTTGAATTGCTGAATAGTCTGGGTGAGAAAGTGAGGATTTATCTGGATGCTGCGGAAGGACGTGTGGTAATGGATCGGGCGGAAAGCGGTATTGTAGACTTTGGCAAGAAGGTAAAGCCGCATGATTTGGATACCGAAGAGAGTTATGCTCGGTATAAAGAAGTGACGGTGAACTATAAAAATGATTTTGCTTTGGGTACTTGGGCTCCGATAAACACCGCGAAAGGACATAAGGTTCAAGTGTTTGTGGATAATGGAAGTGTGGAACTGTTTGTTGACGGCGGTCGCATTGCCATGACTAATCTGGTATTCCCGAATGAACCTTATAACTCCTTACGTTTTTATAGTGAAGGAGGGGAGATGAAAATCTCAGATTTCACAATATATAAATTAGGTCTATAA
- a CDS encoding phenylacetate--CoA ligase family protein gives MYLHKELETLTRPEIEKLQLERLQKTVRHCMNSPFYKQRFAESHLSPEDIRSLDDLQKIPFTTKQDLRDTYPFGLASVPLEKTVRLHSSSGTTGNPTVILHTQKDLDEWANAVARCLYMVGLRPGDVFQNSSGYGMFTGGLGFQYGAERLGMLTVPAAAGNTKRQLKFISDFGTTALHAIPSYAARMYEVMQEMGIDPRRDTKLKTLIIGAEPHSEEQRRRIEDMLGVKAYNSFGMSEMCGPGVAFECQEQNGLHIWEDYYIVEIINPDTLEPVPEGEVGELVLTTINREAMPLLRYRTRDLTRILPGECPCGRHHKRLDRMKGRSDDMIILKGVNIFPIQIETILLQFKELGSDYLITLETAESNDEMTVEVELSQLFTDDYGRLQSLTREITRQLKDEILVTPRVKLVPKGTLPKPEGKAVRVKDLRKTF, from the coding sequence TGGAACGCTTGCAAAAGACTGTCCGTCATTGCATGAATTCCCCTTTCTATAAACAACGATTTGCCGAGAGTCATCTGAGCCCGGAAGATATCCGTTCACTGGATGATTTACAAAAAATTCCGTTTACTACCAAACAAGATTTACGTGATACCTATCCCTTCGGACTGGCATCCGTACCTTTGGAAAAAACCGTCCGCCTTCACTCATCCAGTGGAACCACCGGAAACCCCACTGTCATTCTCCATACTCAGAAAGACCTTGACGAATGGGCCAATGCAGTCGCCCGTTGTCTTTATATGGTAGGATTGCGTCCAGGTGATGTTTTCCAAAACTCTTCCGGTTATGGCATGTTCACTGGCGGACTAGGTTTTCAATATGGTGCCGAAAGGCTGGGAATGTTAACCGTACCTGCCGCTGCCGGAAACACCAAGCGCCAGTTAAAGTTTATCTCAGATTTCGGAACCACTGCCCTGCATGCCATTCCCAGCTATGCAGCCCGTATGTATGAGGTAATGCAGGAAATGGGGATTGACCCTCGCCGTGATACCAAACTGAAGACATTGATTATCGGAGCAGAACCTCACTCTGAAGAACAACGCCGCCGCATCGAAGATATGTTAGGCGTAAAAGCTTACAATTCTTTCGGCATGTCCGAAATGTGCGGTCCCGGTGTGGCTTTTGAATGTCAGGAACAGAACGGCCTGCATATATGGGAAGATTATTATATCGTAGAAATAATCAACCCCGACACTTTGGAACCCGTACCCGAAGGGGAAGTGGGTGAGCTGGTGTTGACCACGATCAATCGTGAAGCGATGCCTTTACTGAGATACCGCACCCGTGACCTTACCCGTATTCTGCCGGGCGAATGTCCTTGTGGCCGTCATCACAAACGTCTGGACAGAATGAAAGGACGCAGTGACGATATGATTATCCTGAAAGGGGTCAATATCTTCCCCATTCAGATTGAAACAATTTTGTTACAATTCAAAGAATTGGGCAGTGATTATCTGATTACACTTGAAACTGCCGAATCAAATGATGAGATGACCGTAGAAGTGGAATTAAGCCAACTGTTCACTGACGATTACGGGCGTCTGCAATCATTGACCCGTGAAATCACTCGCCAATTGAAAGATGAAATATTAGTTACCCCACGTGTGAAACTGGTACCCAAAGGAACACTCCCTAAACCAGAAGGCAAAGCTGTCCGCGTGAAAGACTTACGTAAAACCTTTTAA
- a CDS encoding carbohydrate kinase family protein — protein MNNIIVGMGEALWDVLPEGKKIGGAPANFAYHVSQFGFDSRVVSAIGDDKLGNEILENFDSKKLNYLIEKVPYPTGTVQVELDPNGVPMYDIKEGVAWDNIPFTPALEELARNTRSVCFGSLAQRSVVSRETINRFLDTMPDGEGQCKIFDVNLRQGFYTKEILCNSMKKCNILKINDEELVTVSRMFGYPGIDLQDKCWILLAKYNLKMLILTCGVNGSYVFTPGEISFVETPKVEVADTVGAGDSFTATFVAAVLKGKSVAEAHKLAVEVSAYVCTQNGAMPELPARLREQLVDNG, from the coding sequence ATGAATAACATTATTGTAGGAATGGGTGAGGCACTATGGGATGTGCTGCCCGAAGGAAAGAAAATTGGTGGTGCTCCGGCAAACTTCGCTTATCATGTATCACAATTCGGTTTCGACAGCCGTGTGGTCAGTGCGATTGGTGATGATAAATTGGGTAATGAGATACTTGAGAACTTTGATAGCAAGAAATTGAATTATCTGATAGAAAAAGTTCCTTATCCCACCGGAACTGTGCAAGTGGAACTGGATCCTAATGGGGTACCTATGTATGATATAAAGGAAGGGGTTGCCTGGGATAATATTCCTTTCACTCCCGCTTTGGAGGAACTGGCCCGTAATACCCGTTCGGTATGTTTCGGTTCATTGGCACAGCGCAGTGTCGTTTCACGGGAGACTATCAACCGTTTCTTGGATACCATGCCCGACGGCGAGGGACAGTGCAAAATCTTTGATGTGAATTTGCGTCAGGGATTCTATACGAAGGAGATTCTTTGCAACTCCATGAAAAAATGCAATATTCTGAAGATTAATGATGAAGAACTGGTCACAGTGAGCCGCATGTTCGGTTATCCCGGTATTGATTTGCAGGATAAATGTTGGATTCTGCTGGCTAAATATAATTTGAAGATGCTGATACTTACTTGTGGTGTTAATGGCAGCTATGTCTTTACTCCGGGTGAGATTTCATTTGTAGAGACTCCGAAGGTGGAAGTAGCTGATACGGTGGGAGCCGGTGATTCTTTCACGGCAACGTTTGTGGCAGCCGTGTTGAAAGGAAAATCGGTTGCCGAAGCGCATAAACTGGCGGTTGAGGTTTCTGCTTATGTATGTACACAAAATGGGGCTATGCCCGAATTGCCTGCCCGTTTGAGGGAACAGTTGGTTGATAACGGGTAA
- a CDS encoding MFS transporter codes for MNNNKNLYAKLIPVMLCFFAMGFVDLVGIASNYVKADLDLTDSQANVFPSLVFFWFLIFSVPTGVLMNKIGRKKTVLLSLIITFASLLIPVFGDGYTLMLISFSLLGIGNALMQTSLNPLLSNIIAGDKLASTLTFGQFVKAIASFLAPYIAMWGATQTIPSFGLGWRVLFPVYMVIAVLAIALLGSTPIEEEKPDKASGFKACFALLGKPFILLSFIGIMCHVGIDVGTNTTAPKILMERLDMTLAEAGFATSLYFIFRTVGCFLGAFILQKVSAKSFFALSVVFMLLAMAGLFIFHTETIIYICIAMIGFGNSNVFSIIFSQALFAMPDKKNEVSGLMIMGLFGGTVFPLAMGVASDAMGQSGAVAVMTVGVIYLLLYTLKIKK; via the coding sequence ATGAATAACAATAAAAACCTATATGCCAAATTAATTCCGGTGATGCTTTGTTTCTTCGCCATGGGGTTTGTTGACTTGGTGGGGATTGCGTCGAACTATGTAAAGGCTGACTTGGATCTCACAGATTCGCAAGCCAATGTCTTCCCCTCACTGGTCTTTTTCTGGTTCCTGATTTTCTCCGTACCTACGGGTGTTCTGATGAATAAGATAGGGCGCAAAAAGACAGTCCTTTTGAGTTTGATAATCACTTTTGCTTCTTTATTGATTCCTGTTTTTGGAGACGGCTATACCCTCATGCTTATTTCCTTCTCTTTGTTGGGGATTGGTAATGCATTGATGCAAACGTCCTTGAATCCGTTGTTGAGTAATATCATTGCCGGGGACAAGCTGGCAAGTACATTGACTTTCGGACAGTTTGTAAAAGCTATAGCTTCTTTTCTGGCTCCTTATATTGCCATGTGGGGAGCTACTCAGACCATTCCTTCTTTCGGATTGGGATGGAGGGTGCTGTTTCCTGTCTATATGGTTATAGCTGTTTTGGCTATTGCCTTGTTGGGTTCCACACCTATCGAGGAGGAGAAGCCCGATAAGGCATCCGGTTTCAAAGCCTGTTTCGCTCTGTTGGGTAAACCGTTTATTTTGCTATCCTTCATTGGCATCATGTGTCATGTGGGCATTGATGTAGGTACCAATACGACTGCTCCCAAAATATTGATGGAGCGTTTGGATATGACATTGGCTGAGGCCGGTTTTGCGACAAGCCTTTACTTTATTTTCCGTACGGTAGGATGTTTTCTCGGAGCATTTATTTTGCAAAAGGTTTCTGCGAAGTCCTTCTTTGCACTCAGTGTAGTGTTTATGTTACTGGCAATGGCGGGACTTTTTATTTTCCATACGGAAACAATTATTTATATTTGTATTGCCATGATTGGTTTCGGTAACTCCAATGTGTTTTCCATTATCTTCTCGCAGGCGTTGTTTGCGATGCCCGATAAGAAAAATGAAGTTTCCGGACTGATGATTATGGGATTGTTCGGTGGTACGGTATTTCCGTTGGCTATGGGAGTTGCCAGTGACGCGATGGGACAAAGCGGCGCTGTTGCCGTAATGACTGTAGGAGTGATTTACTTGTTATTATATACCTTAAAAATAAAGAAATGA
- a CDS encoding substrate-binding domain-containing protein, translating to MKNYLLLSILCLAGILMSCTQKHTRYRIGVSQCSDDEWRHKMNNEIVREALFYDGVEVEIRTAKDNNRNQIADIKYFIDKKVDLLIVAPNEAAAITPVVEKAYRQGIPVVVIDRKILSDKYTAFVGADNYEIGKDVGQYILNRLHGKGKVLEITGLEGSTPAMERHKGLTDVLKEEPGIEITASVDGAWLQSVAGEKMDSVFQTNKNIDLVFAQNDRMAIGAYLSARQQQLEKEMLFVGIDALPGKEYGVEQIINGVLDATFIYPTGGDKVVQVAMDILEKRPYERDTKLSTALVDKTNARVMQLQTDHITEQDGKIERLNNQVNEYLSRYSAQTMFLYACLIILLLFAALLAIIVRAYWTKNRMNMELSRQKKKLEEQRDQLISLSKQLEEATHAKLVFFTNVSHDFRTPLTLVADPVEQLLEDKTLTPRQQSLLKVVHKNVHILLRLVNQILDFRKYENDKLELVRANMNLRVQLQEWSHSFQTLALKKHIHFVLEVNDDRADYLMAVDAEKMERVYFNLLSNAFKFTPENGTITVTLSTLTKEEGGRYARLVVADTGSGISVQHIRHIFDRFYQIDVNHAGSGIGLALAKAFVELHGGEITVDSVEGKGTVFTVDIPMTVVEEPSADLVQEPRITQQTVVEELEDMETEEQIPDENKECILIIDDNADVRDYVKSLLKEEYTVIEAPDGRAGLKKAMKYVPDAIICDVMMPVMDGLECCRKLKTELQTSHIPVMLLTACSLDEQRIQGFECGADSYISKPFNSKLLLVRLRNLMDNHKRLKQFFGDKTTLSKEPVSDVDKGFVDRFRELIEENLADSELSVEDLGSKMGLSRVQLYRKIKALTNYSPNELVRIARLKKAASLLASSEKTISEITYEVGFTSPSYFTKCYKDYFGESPTDFLKRRG from the coding sequence ATGAAAAACTATCTTTTATTGTCCATTTTATGCCTCGCCGGAATTCTGATGTCGTGCACTCAGAAGCATACGCGTTATCGCATCGGTGTTTCGCAATGCAGTGATGATGAGTGGCGGCACAAAATGAATAATGAAATAGTTCGTGAAGCTTTATTCTATGATGGGGTAGAGGTGGAGATACGTACGGCAAAAGACAATAACCGGAACCAGATAGCGGATATCAAATATTTTATTGATAAGAAAGTGGACCTGCTTATTGTCGCTCCAAACGAAGCGGCAGCCATTACTCCCGTTGTGGAGAAAGCCTATCGGCAGGGAATACCTGTGGTGGTGATTGACCGTAAGATTCTGTCGGACAAGTACACGGCTTTTGTGGGAGCCGATAATTATGAGATTGGAAAAGATGTGGGGCAATACATTCTCAACCGCCTGCATGGAAAAGGGAAAGTCTTGGAGATAACAGGGCTTGAAGGCTCCACGCCTGCTATGGAACGCCATAAGGGGTTGACGGATGTGCTGAAAGAAGAGCCCGGAATTGAAATAACTGCCAGCGTAGATGGAGCCTGGCTGCAAAGTGTGGCAGGTGAGAAAATGGACTCCGTGTTTCAAACTAATAAGAATATAGATTTGGTGTTTGCCCAGAATGACCGCATGGCTATCGGGGCCTATTTGTCCGCCCGTCAGCAACAGTTGGAAAAGGAAATGTTGTTTGTCGGCATTGATGCGCTGCCCGGTAAGGAATATGGAGTGGAACAGATCATAAACGGGGTGCTGGATGCTACATTTATTTATCCGACCGGAGGTGACAAGGTAGTACAGGTGGCGATGGATATTTTGGAGAAACGCCCGTATGAGAGAGATACTAAGTTATCAACAGCTTTGGTTGATAAAACGAATGCCCGGGTGATGCAATTGCAGACAGACCACATTACCGAACAGGATGGAAAGATAGAACGGCTGAATAATCAGGTGAACGAATATCTGTCCAGATACTCTGCCCAAACCATGTTTCTGTATGCCTGTCTGATTATTCTGTTATTGTTTGCTGCCTTATTGGCGATTATTGTCCGTGCCTATTGGACAAAGAACCGGATGAATATGGAACTGTCCCGTCAAAAGAAAAAATTGGAGGAACAACGTGACCAGCTGATTAGCCTTTCCAAACAATTGGAAGAGGCGACCCATGCCAAACTGGTTTTCTTTACGAATGTCTCTCATGATTTCCGTACTCCACTCACTTTGGTTGCCGATCCGGTGGAGCAACTATTGGAAGATAAGACATTGACTCCCAGACAACAATCCTTATTAAAGGTGGTGCATAAGAATGTACATATCCTGCTGAGGCTTGTCAACCAGATTCTTGATTTTCGTAAGTATGAAAATGATAAATTGGAATTGGTAAGAGCCAATATGAATCTACGGGTGCAGTTGCAGGAATGGAGTCATTCATTCCAAACTTTGGCTTTGAAAAAGCATATCCATTTTGTATTGGAGGTGAATGATGACCGGGCAGATTATCTGATGGCAGTGGATGCCGAGAAAATGGAACGTGTCTATTTCAACTTATTGTCCAATGCGTTTAAGTTCACACCGGAGAATGGAACCATTACGGTTACACTTTCTACTTTGACGAAGGAGGAAGGTGGGAGATATGCCCGTCTGGTAGTTGCTGACACTGGTTCGGGAATCTCTGTCCAACATATCCGGCATATCTTCGACCGCTTTTATCAGATTGATGTAAACCATGCGGGTTCGGGTATCGGCCTTGCCTTGGCAAAGGCTTTTGTCGAACTGCACGGTGGAGAGATAACGGTGGATAGTGTGGAAGGAAAAGGAACTGTATTTACAGTGGATATCCCTATGACAGTAGTGGAAGAGCCGTCTGCAGACCTCGTGCAGGAACCGCGCATTACACAACAGACGGTGGTGGAGGAGCTGGAGGATATGGAAACAGAAGAGCAGATTCCGGATGAGAATAAAGAATGTATCTTGATAATAGATGATAACGCGGATGTGCGTGACTATGTGAAGTCATTACTAAAAGAAGAATATACAGTGATAGAGGCTCCCGACGGGCGTGCCGGATTAAAGAAAGCCATGAAATATGTGCCCGATGCCATAATCTGTGATGTGATGATGCCGGTGATGGATGGATTGGAGTGTTGCAGAAAGTTGAAAACAGAATTGCAGACTTCCCATATTCCGGTGATGTTGCTCACCGCTTGTTCGTTGGATGAACAGCGGATACAGGGATTTGAGTGTGGGGCGGATTCTTATATCTCCAAACCCTTTAATTCCAAACTGTTGCTGGTACGTCTTCGTAATCTGATGGATAACCATAAGCGGTTGAAACAATTCTTCGGGGATAAGACTACTTTATCTAAAGAACCGGTAAGCGACGTGGATAAAGGCTTTGTTGACCGTTTCAGGGAACTGATAGAAGAAAACTTGGCGGATTCTGAATTAAGTGTGGAAGATTTAGGCAGTAAGATGGGATTAAGCAGAGTGCAGCTTTATCGTAAGATTAAGGCGCTTACCAATTATTCTCCCAATGAATTAGTACGTATTGCCAGATTAAAGAAAGCTGCTTCCTTGCTGGCCTCTTCAGAGAAAACCATATCCGAAATAACGTATGAGGTAGGTTTTACTTCTCCTTCTTATTTTACAAAGTGTTACAAGGATTATTTCGGGGAAAGTCCTACGGACTTCTTGAAACGCAGAGGATAA